In Paenibacillus protaetiae, the genomic stretch GGCTGTTCAGCCTTGTCGACCACCTGGTACCATAATCCGGTCTCGGGATGCTGATATTTCGTCAATGCGGCAAGCAGCTCGCGGACAATACGGATTAACCGGTCCCTGTCTTTATGGTCTTTAGGAAGATGATCGAGCATCTCCAATATCGCAACCGGATACCAGCCGATTGCCCGTCCCCAGAACTCAGGCGCAAGCCCGGTTACCGGATCGGCCCATTCGGCGGATTTGCTTTCGTCCCAGCCGTGATACATCAATCCGGTAACCGGATCTTTAATATGATCGTCCATCAGAATCGCCTGTTTGGCCATCATGTCAAAATAAACATCCTCGCCAAAGGTTTGGCCAAATTGAACGGCAATCGGGCCGGCCATATACAAACCGTCCAGCCACATTTGATCGCGGCTGCGGCCGTTATGCCAGAACCCGCCTGACGGATTGGACGGCCATGTCTTCAGCTTCGGCACGAGATGGTACAGCGCTTTCCGGTAGCGCTCGTCTCCTGTCTGTTCATACAGATTATACAGCAGGATGCCGGGTTGAATATCATCCAGCTCATCCGCTTCATGCTTCCGGATGCTTCCGTCAGCGAGGACTTGGCTGTCCGCCCAGCGTTTAATATAGTCCAGATAACGGCTGTTCCCGTTCTCCCGCCAGCACTTCTCCATGCCGGACAAGAATACGCCTTGATGATAATGGAACCGGTCCGGCGGCAGCTGCTCCGGCTCATACTTCAACATTAACGCTTCGCATGCTTTTTCCGCCCATTCGAGGGGAGAAGCCGGCTGCACATATCGCTTCGCCGCATAAGTTTCCGCATTATTCATTGTCATTCCTCCTTTGGTTACCAACAGGTTAACACGAAGAAATGTACATTTTTTGCGCAAACAGCTCCTTTTTTCTTATATTTTGCGTGAATGGGACAGATACGTATAATAAAGGAGAATGCTTTAGGGAGGGCAAACCGGATGGATGAGCTGCAATATGAAAGTGATGATGGAACCTTCTCTGTGTCCCATCGGAAGGCGCTTCGGCACCATATGCCGGCCAGCCATTGGCATAGCACTTATGAAATTTTTTATTTGATCTCCGGGAAAAGAGAGTTTTTCATTAAAGACCGGACGATTGTAGTGAGTGAAGGCGATGTCGTCGTTATTGCTCCGCATATATTGCACCGGACAACGAATACCGAAATGCCTGCTCATGAACGGCTTATTATTAATATGGACGAAGGCATGTTAAGTTCGGTTTATGGCAGCGGAAATGATATCGTCACCCCTTTGTTCCAGCCCTTACTGGACAAGGAATACATGATTATAACTAGTTCTGTTCAGGACCGGATTGTATTGGATGAACTCACGAAACGCATGCTGCATGAAATGGAAGACCATCAACCCGGCTTTGACCTGTACGCCCGCACATTGGCGCTGCAGCTGCTCTTAATTTGCTGCCGGCGTGTATGGCGAAGCGGCCTGGATCCGCTTCCGGCGCCAAGCCCGATGCACGAAACGATTCTGGAGATCGTCCGATATATCAATGGGCATTATGCAGAGGAATTGACGCTTCATGTGCTGGCGGAGAAATTTTTTGTCAGTCCCTATTACTTAAGCCGTTTCTTTAAAGAAGTAACCGGTTATACGTTCGTGGAATATGTAAACAGCGTCAGAGTAAAGGAAGCGATAAAGCTGCTGCAGGCTTCTTCACTGAAAGTCGGCTTGATCGCCAAAAAAGCGGGCTTCAGCAGTGTTACGCATTTCGGCAGAGTGTTCAAATCGGTTACCGGTCATGTGCCGTTATATTATCGGAAAACAAATCTGCTTAAGCGGCCTTGACAACAAGAAAGGAAATGAAACGATGAGTAAATTGATCGTGATCGGCGCCGGCATTGCCGGCGCATCAACCGCGTACCAGCTGGCCAAGCTTGGGGCGGACGTGCTTCTTGTAGACCGGAAAGATGCCGGGCAAGCAACGGATGCTGCCGCAGGCATCATCTGCCCCTGGATATCCCAGCGGCGCAACCAAGCCTGGTACCGGCTGGCAAAGGCGGGAGCAAAGTTTTATCCGAAGCTGATCGCAGCACTTGAGAGCGAAGGCGAGACGGAAACCGGATATTCGCAAGTTGGCGCACTCAGCATTCATACCGATGCCGCCAAAATCGGCCAGATCGAAGATCGCGCCTGCAAGCGGCAGGCGGATGCGCCGGAAATCGGCGAAATTACGCGGCTGGATGAGCAGCAAACCCAGAAGCAGTTTCCGCTGCTTGCAGACGGCTACGCGTCCGTGAGAATAAGCGGAGCTGCCCGTGTCGACGGCCGGGCGCTGCGGGATGCGCTCATCCGTTCGGCGCAGCGAAACGGCGCCAAGCTGCTGCAAGGGGATGCTGCGCTGTATGCCAAATCCGGACGGACGGCAGGCGTAACAATTGACGGCGAGTTGTACGAGGCGGACAAAGTGTTAATTTGTGCGGGCGCATGGGCGGGGCAGCTGCTGCAGCCGTTAGGCCTTCATTTTCGGGTAAGCTACCAAAAAGCGCAAATCATGCATTTACAAGTTCATCGTGCCGCAGGGAATACCGGGGAATGGCCGGTCGTAATGCCGCCTGCGGACCAGTATTTGCTTGCATTCGAGAATCAAAAAATCGTCATCGGCGCTACCCACGAGAATGATGTGGAGGGCTATGACACCCGCGTAACTGCAGGCGGCATGCAGGAAGTGCTGGAGAAGGGCTTAGCGCTGGCTCCGGGACTTGCGGACAGCACGTTTACCGAGGTGCGGGTAGGCTTTCGCCCTTTCACGCCGGGGTTTCTCCCGGTAATCGGCGCTGTTCCCGGATGGGACAATTTGTTTGCCGTTAACGGGCTTGGCGCATCCGGTTTAACGATGGGGCCGTACATCGGCAGCCAGCTGGCGAAGCTTGCATTAGGCATGGAGCTGGAGGTGGACCTTGCCGATTACAGCCTGAACGGGGCATTAGCAGACAGCAGCCTATTATAAATCAGAGGAGCACTCCGAATAATTTCAGGAACCATGCCTAAACTGGAGGTATATTTTACCGACGGTAAAGGGGTTCCGGAGATGGACTTATTAACTCAAGTTATTTTGCTGCTTATTTGCTTGCTTCTCTCGAATGTCGTAAGCCATTATTTGCCTTCGATTCCTGTGGCGCTTATTCAAATCGCATTAGGAATCGGACTGGCGCTTGCCGTCAGCCACGTTTCGTTTGAGATTGAAACGGAATGGTTTCTGCTGCTGTTTGTAGCGCCGCTGCTTTATAACGACGGCAGGCATTTTCCGCGCGATGAGCTGTGGAATATGAAAGGGGCTATTCTTGGCAACGCCATTCTGCTTGTTCTGATTACGACAATCGGCGGAGGTTACGCTATTCATTGGCTTATCCCTTCCATTCCGCTCGCAGCCGCGTTTGCACTGGCCGCCATTCTATCGCCAACCGATCCGGTGGCGGTTAACGGCATTGCGAAACGGATCCGCATTCCGGAGAAGGTGCTTCATCTCGTGCGCGGCGAATCACTGATTAATGATGCAACCGGCCTTGTTTCGTTTAATTATGCGGTAGCGGCTGTCGTCACCGGCTACTTTTCGCTGCATAAAGCATTGTTTGATTTCGCTTATATGTTTGTTATCGGCGGTCTGCTTGGCATCGTGCTGGGCATCCTGTCGACCGGCATTCGGTTTGTGCTCCGAAAGCAGGGCATTCAGGATGCCGCCTTTCATACGCTGCTGCAGCTGCTGACGCCGTTTGTTATTTTTATCGTCACGGAGGAATGGCTGCATGCATCCGGCGTCGTTGCTGTCGTTGTGGCGGGCATGATCCATGCACTAGTGAAGGAACGGACCGAAACGCTGGTAGCGGAGGAACAAGTGCTGACCGAAAATGCCTGGTCCATTTTGTCCTTTATTTTAAACGGCCTTGTTTTTCTGTTGTTAGGCTTAAATATCCCATCAACAATCCGGGAAACCGTTGCGAACCCGAACATGAGCAATACGTTAGTGGTCGGCTACGCGTTTACGATCGGCCTTGTAATTCTGGGCATCCGGTTTATATGGACGCATCTGTTCGCCTGGTATGAATACCGGACCGGCCGTACGGAAAAGCCTGCTAAGCCGAAGCTGGTCACTACGCTTGTGACCAGCTTGACCGGCGTGCGCGGCGCTGTAACGATGGCGGGTGTTCTGTCTATTCCGTATGTGATCCGTGACGGCGGTCCGTTCCCGGAGCGATCCCTTATTTTGTTTTTGGCGGCAGGGGTTATATTGTTTACTATCCTCGCAGCTACGCTGTTGCTGCCGTTTGTAAGCCGTGAAACCGGTGGGACGGAAGGGGAAGGCGCCAAGCTGGATATGAGCGAGGCGAAGCAAAAGATGCTGTTGTCTGCCATTCGGACGCTACGGAAGCAGATTACCGAGGAGAACGAAGCCGCAGCTTATGAGCTGATTGATGAATATAAGCAAATGTTTCAGCAGATCATGCCTGAACAAGCAGGGCGTTATCATGAGCAAATTACCCAGGTTCATCTCGCAGCATTGCAGGCGGAGCGGGAGGTTATAGAGGCGGCATCCCGCGAAGGTCAGCTGGATAGTCATTTGTTTGACGCGTTTGAGCAAATTTTGGACAGCAGGGAGAAACGATTAGCCGGCAGCGTGCGTTTGGGGATGACCTACGTGATTCGAAGCCTGTTCCGCAAGGTGAGACGGACGAGCAAGCCCGGATCAGCGGGCAGACAGGTGAAGATCGCTTTGCTGCAGCAAGGCATGGATATCCAGTTGAAGGCGATGGAATCCGCTATACATGCCATCGAAGCTTATGCGAAAGAAATGAATACGCCTGAAATCGCGGATGGGGTCAAATCCGACTACAGACGAATGATAAGCCGGCTGCGCAGTAAACTGAAACAGACAGATCCGCTTGATTTGGCCGAAAAGCAGGAACAGAAAGAAGAATTGCGGCTTAAAGTGATGGATATTGAACGCTCTGAAATTAGAATGATGTTTGAGGCGGGGACGATTAGCCGGGAACAGGCGAAGGAATTAAGGCGGTTCCTCAATTATATTGAGAATGTGACGTTGTACGAGTATGCCGAATAACATCACCAAGAGGCCGGGCAATGCGAATCCGCATTTGTCCGGCCTTTTTGCCGTTTGGATTGGTGCAGCTGTGCCTACCGTTTGGCAGCTATTCCGGCTTGACGTACTCCGTGCCGTTTAAGATCAGGCGGTAAGTAATGTCCGCCTTTAAGGAGTCGCTTACGGCGCAATATTTTTGCTTGCCCAGCTCGATCGCCTTCCAGAACCGGTAGTCGGGAATATCGCCTTCCACGCGGAATAGAAGCTCAATGGCCGTAAAGCCAGTTGGCTGCGTCTCCTTGCGGGCGCCGGTCGTCTCGATCTCGATTGATTTCACTTTATCCAAAAAAGCATCCAATATCATCGTGACGTCAATCCCGATACAGCCGGCCAGCGCCGACAGCACCAGTTCCATCGGCGTTGTGCCTTTACTGTCGCCGCCATAAGCGGCCGTAGCATCCATCTGAACACGGTAGCCCGACGGGCCTGTGGAATCAAATGCCCGTTTGCCTTTCCATACGGTTTGAACCTGCATGCATTTACCTCCAATCAAAGAATAGGGGAATACGAAGAGAGTTGCCTTAAAAACCGTTTGGAACGCTCCTGCTGAGGAGCTTCAAAAAACTGCTCCGGCGGCGCTTCTTCCACTATAACGCCATCGGCCATAAATATAATCCGGTTTGCCGCGTTGCGGGCAAATTTCATCTCATGGGTGACAATAAGCATCGTCATGCCTTCCTGAGCGAGCTCCTGCATCACCAGCAGCACTTCGCCGACAAGCTCGGGATCAAGCGCCGAGGTTGGCTCGTCGAACAACATAATTTGCGGGTCCATCGCCAGCGCCCGCGCAATGCCGGCCCGTTGCTGCTGGCCGCCGGACAGGCGGGACGGATAGGCATCCATTTTATCCTTCAGCCCGACCCGGTCGAGGAGGCGTTCTCCGATGGCGACAGCCGCGTCCTTCTTCATTTTTTTGACGGTCCGAAGCCCTTCAATCACATTGCCTAATACCGTCATATGCGGATATAAATTAAACTGCTGAAACACCATCCCCGTCTGGCGGCGGATATCGCGGATCAGCTTCGCCTGGCGCCTGGCCGGAAGCCCGGCATCCAGGCGAATGCCGTTCACCTCAATGCGGCCCGCCGTTATTTGCTCCAGCCCGTTTAAGCTGCGTAACAATGTACTTTTACCCGAGCCGCTTGGCCCCAGCAGCACGACGATTTCGCTTTTTGCGACATGAAGATCAATACCTTTCAGCACTTCATGCTGCTGGAACGACTTATGCAATCCGTAGGTAGTAATCATGCGTTTAACTCCGATCAATAAGCGATGGACAAGCGTTTCTCCGCCAGCGACAGGATGGAGGAGAAGAAAGTGCTGAGAATCCAGTACATAACGGCAACGGCGATATAGAACGGCATGTATACATAATATTGGGCGATCAGCAAATCAGCGGACCGCAGCAGCTCCGTAACCGTGATAACGGAAACAAGAGAGGTTTCCTTCAGCATGCCGATAAACGTATTGCCCATCGGCGGTATGGCGATGCGCAGCGCCTGCGGGAACACGATGCGGCGCATCGCTTGCCAAGGCGTCATTCCCGTTGCATAGGCCGCTTCCGTCTGCCCTTTGGGCACGGCAATAATGGCGCCGCGGAACGTCTCCGACAAATAAGCTCCGATATTAATGCTGAGCGCAACATAAGCCGCAGTTAACGGGCCGAACATAATGCCGTATTCCACCAGGCCGTAATAGACGATAATGATTTGCACCAGAGTTGGCGTGCCGCGAATGGCTGATACATATACGCGTGCGATCCCGCGTACCGGCTTGCTGCCATACAGCCTGGCGACTGCAGCGGCAACTCCGATGATTAAGCCGAAAAACATGGATACGACTGTAATCAGCAGCGTATAATACGCTCCTTTCAGCAGGAAAGGGAGGTTGTCCAAGACGAGCTGCATCGGTCAGGCTGCCGGCGCGGCGGGTTCCTCGCCAAACCACTTTTTGAATATATTCGTATAGGTGCCGTCATCCCGCATATGATTCAGCGCTGTGTTCAGCGCCTCTACCAGCTCAGGGTTATTTTTACGCACGGCGATGCCGGCCTGATCGGATTTAAGCGGTTTGCCGACTGCTTTTATTTTGTAGCCGTTCTCGTCAATGATTGGCTTCAAGGCGTAGATGTTGTTAATCGTCGCGTCAATGCGGCCATTGTTTAAATCAGCCAGCGACATAATGACGTCGTCGTATGTTTTGATCGTAAATTTGCCGACCTTCGGCATCAGCTCGGTACGCAAAAATGTCTCATCGTTGGTGCCAAGCCCGACGCCGATATTTTTGCCTTTGAAATCTTCCACCTTGGTAATGCTGGTGTTGCTGTCTTTTACAATAATTTTGACGTCATTCGTAATATACGGATCGGAGAAGTCCATCTGCTGCTTCCGCTCGTCCGTAATGGTCATCTGGCTGATGACGGCGTCGAACTTTTTGGCTTGCAGACCGGCGATCATGCCCGACCAGTCCTGGGTCACAAACTCCGCTTTCACGCCAAGCCGTTTGGCAACCTCTTTGGCAATGTCGACGTCAAACCCGTCCAACTCCTTGTTTTTGTTCAAAAAGTTGTACGGCGCATAGGTGCCCATCAGCCCGACCTTCAGCACGCCTGAAGCTTTAATCTGCTCCAGCAGATTGGATTCCCCGGCGGCCGGGCTGCCTGTCCCATTCGTGCCGTTTTTGCCGGCGCCGGCGCCGTTTGAATTTCCGCCGCATGCAGCAAGCAGCAACACAATGAAGCAAACTGCGGCCAGCCCGCCATAACGCCATTTTCTGTACATGATGCGATCCCCCCTTGGTTATTTTGCTGCACGTATTATTTCCTGCGGGATTCCGATTCATTCCAAATAACGGATAACAGGCGGGCACGGAGAAGGATCAGATAGAGGAAAGCTGCTGCCGGGTTCAAGTCCAGCCAAGAGACTATGGAAAAACATGGGCAATAGGCTATACTGTATATGTGCTACACATAAAAGTTCAGGATAGGGAGCGGCGGACAACATGGATAACGAACATACTACCGGCGAAGACAAGCTGAGCCAGCTGCCGCCTGGCGTAGCGCTGAGCTGGGGAATCGTCAAGCAGCAGAAGCGCGGGCCAAAAGGCGAGCTCAGCATTAAAAAAATTGTAGACGCGGCTATTGCGATAGCGGATCAGAAAGGGCTGGCGGCCGTGTCCATGAGCAAAGTGGCCCAGTCGCTTGGCTATACGACAATGTCGCTTTACCGTTATATGACAAGCAAAGACGATCTGCTGGTACTGATGCAGGACGCTGTATGCAATATCCCGATCCCGCCGGAGGTGGAAGGCAAACCTTGGCGCGAGGAAATGAAAGCGTTCGTCTGGGCTTGTATCGGCGTATTCCGGGACCATCCCTGGTTCGGCGACATTCCGATTAAAAGCGTGCCGCTTACGCCCGGAAACCTGCGTATCGTGGACTGGGTGCTGCGCATTATGAGCAAGTTTCCGCTTAACGATTTTGAGAAAATGTCATTTGTGATGCTGCTTAGCAGCTATGGGCGCGCCTGCGGGCTAATCGCCAGAGATGCGGATACAGCTGTCCGTACCGGAGACGGGCTGGAATCGTTTAACGGACATCGGTACGGAGATGCGCTCAGGCTGCTGGTGAAGCCCGAGCTGTTCCCGTATTTGCATCCGGTGCTTCATTCCGGCGCCTATACGGAAGAAGCGGACAATCCGATCGGCGACGACTTGGAGTTTGGGCTGGACCGGATATTGGACGGCTTCGAGCATTACTTGAAGCTGAAAGCGGAAAGGCAATAGGAACAGCGCTTCGACTGTGTCTGAAGCGCTGTTCCTTCACTTATAGAGATCAGGACGTTACCGGCGGCCGCCTCTGCGGCGGAACGAAATGGCGCACCAGAGCACCGACAGCGCCAGTATGGCTGCGCACCAGGCGGCTGCCTGCCAAGCGTATCCCGCATCGGCTGAGCCGGCAAGCAATCCGCGGATCGTCTCAATGACCGGCGTAATCGGCTGGTGTCCGGCAAAGCCTTGCAGCCATGAAGGCATGGTGCTTGTCGGGACAAAGGCGCTGGACAGGTATGGCAGGAACAGCAGGGCAAAGCCGTAGCCGCTGGCGGCGGATGGGCTGCCCGTCACAAGGCCGATGGCGGCGAACAGCCATGTGAATGCGAGAATAAACAGGATGATAACTCCGAGCGCTCCCAGCCATTCGGCCAGCCCGGCAGAAGGCCGGAATCCGACCAGCAGGGCAACGCCGATCACGATGCATGTCGCAAGCAGATTTCGCACAAGGCTGGCGGCTACATGCCCGGTGACGACGCTTATGCTGCGGATAGGCATCGTCCGAAACCGGTCGATAATGCCATTGCTCATATCCGTTGCAACGTCAACCGCCGTGCTGGACGATCCGAATCCGGCGCACAGCAAGATGATGCCCGGCACGACGTAATTGACATAATCGCCGCCGGGTGCAATGGCGCCGCCAAATACATAAGTGAACAGCAGCATCAGCATGACCGGCAGCATAACCGCCATCATTAACGACTCCATGTTGCGCAGGCTGTGGCGCAGGCTTCTTCCAATAAAGACGGCATTGGTGACGGCAAATGAAACAGGTTTAACCGCGTGTTTGTTCGCATTCATCCTAAAGATACCTCCTTGTGAAGAGCTGGACTGCTGCCCGTTAAGGCAAGGAATACATCGTCCATGCTTGGCTTGCGAATGACAATCCGAACATCCGGGGGACAGGATGCCTCCAGCTCATTCAGCTTCTGCCGGACATCTCGGACGCTCCCGTCCGTCGGAATGGAACCGATCAGCTCATCTTTCAGTCCGCGAAGCTCGATGACTTCGCCGCCAACCCGTGCTTTCAATTCATCTGCCGTTCCGGCAGCGGCAATTCTGCCGCCGTTCAACACGGCGATTTCATCGGCAAGCTGATCGGCTTCCTCCAAATATTGCGTTGTCAAGAAAATGGTCATTCCTTCATTCTTCAGCTGCCGGATCATTTCCCATAAGGAGCGGCGGCTGGCCGTATCAAGGCCGGTTGTAGGCTCGTCGAGAAACAGCACCGGACGGCTGACAACGAGACTGACCGCAAGATCCAATCTGCGGCGCATGCCGCCTGAATACGTTTTTACCCGTTTGAATGCGGCTTCCTCCAGCTCGAATTGCTGCAGCAGCTCTTTCGTCCGGGTACGGGATTGTGCCGCCGACAATCCGGACAGCCGGGACATCATCATCAAATTTTCCGAACCGGTCAGCACTTCGTCTACTGCAGCGAATTGGCCGGTAAGGCTGATCGCTTGCCGGACGTTGTTTCGGTCCGATAGGATGTCATATCCGGCAATTCGGGCAGAACCGCTGTCAGGATGGACCAGGGTCGATAAAATATGAATCAGCGTTGTTTTGCCGGCGCCGTTTGGTCCAAGCAGCGCATATATCGTTCCTTTTGCAACCGACAAGCGGATGCCGTCAAGCACGGTGTGGGCGCCGTAGCTTTTGCGCAAGCCGTTTACTTCAATGGCATGTAATACCATCACATTCACTCCTTATTTAATTGATTAATATATAAACAGTATATGTCG encodes the following:
- a CDS encoding NAD(P)/FAD-dependent oxidoreductase, encoding MSKLIVIGAGIAGASTAYQLAKLGADVLLVDRKDAGQATDAAAGIICPWISQRRNQAWYRLAKAGAKFYPKLIAALESEGETETGYSQVGALSIHTDAAKIGQIEDRACKRQADAPEIGEITRLDEQQTQKQFPLLADGYASVRISGAARVDGRALRDALIRSAQRNGAKLLQGDAALYAKSGRTAGVTIDGELYEADKVLICAGAWAGQLLQPLGLHFRVSYQKAQIMHLQVHRAAGNTGEWPVVMPPADQYLLAFENQKIVIGATHENDVEGYDTRVTAGGMQEVLEKGLALAPGLADSTFTEVRVGFRPFTPGFLPVIGAVPGWDNLFAVNGLGASGLTMGPYIGSQLAKLALGMELEVDLADYSLNGALADSSLL
- a CDS encoding Na+/H+ antiporter; its protein translation is MDLLTQVILLLICLLLSNVVSHYLPSIPVALIQIALGIGLALAVSHVSFEIETEWFLLLFVAPLLYNDGRHFPRDELWNMKGAILGNAILLVLITTIGGGYAIHWLIPSIPLAAAFALAAILSPTDPVAVNGIAKRIRIPEKVLHLVRGESLINDATGLVSFNYAVAAVVTGYFSLHKALFDFAYMFVIGGLLGIVLGILSTGIRFVLRKQGIQDAAFHTLLQLLTPFVIFIVTEEWLHASGVVAVVVAGMIHALVKERTETLVAEEQVLTENAWSILSFILNGLVFLLLGLNIPSTIRETVANPNMSNTLVVGYAFTIGLVILGIRFIWTHLFAWYEYRTGRTEKPAKPKLVTTLVTSLTGVRGAVTMAGVLSIPYVIRDGGPFPERSLILFLAAGVILFTILAATLLLPFVSRETGGTEGEGAKLDMSEAKQKMLLSAIRTLRKQITEENEAAAYELIDEYKQMFQQIMPEQAGRYHEQITQVHLAALQAEREVIEAASREGQLDSHLFDAFEQILDSREKRLAGSVRLGMTYVIRSLFRKVRRTSKPGSAGRQVKIALLQQGMDIQLKAMESAIHAIEAYAKEMNTPEIADGVKSDYRRMISRLRSKLKQTDPLDLAEKQEQKEELRLKVMDIERSEIRMMFEAGTISREQAKELRRFLNYIENVTLYEYAE
- a CDS encoding helix-turn-helix transcriptional regulator; this encodes MDELQYESDDGTFSVSHRKALRHHMPASHWHSTYEIFYLISGKREFFIKDRTIVVSEGDVVVIAPHILHRTTNTEMPAHERLIINMDEGMLSSVYGSGNDIVTPLFQPLLDKEYMIITSSVQDRIVLDELTKRMLHEMEDHQPGFDLYARTLALQLLLICCRRVWRSGLDPLPAPSPMHETILEIVRYINGHYAEELTLHVLAEKFFVSPYYLSRFFKEVTGYTFVEYVNSVRVKEAIKLLQASSLKVGLIAKKAGFSSVTHFGRVFKSVTGHVPLYYRKTNLLKRP
- a CDS encoding TetR/AcrR family transcriptional regulator, translated to MDNEHTTGEDKLSQLPPGVALSWGIVKQQKRGPKGELSIKKIVDAAIAIADQKGLAAVSMSKVAQSLGYTTMSLYRYMTSKDDLLVLMQDAVCNIPIPPEVEGKPWREEMKAFVWACIGVFRDHPWFGDIPIKSVPLTPGNLRIVDWVLRIMSKFPLNDFEKMSFVMLLSSYGRACGLIARDADTAVRTGDGLESFNGHRYGDALRLLVKPELFPYLHPVLHSGAYTEEADNPIGDDLEFGLDRILDGFEHYLKLKAERQ
- a CDS encoding transporter substrate-binding domain-containing protein, which translates into the protein MYRKWRYGGLAAVCFIVLLLAACGGNSNGAGAGKNGTNGTGSPAAGESNLLEQIKASGVLKVGLMGTYAPYNFLNKNKELDGFDVDIAKEVAKRLGVKAEFVTQDWSGMIAGLQAKKFDAVISQMTITDERKQQMDFSDPYITNDVKIIVKDSNTSITKVEDFKGKNIGVGLGTNDETFLRTELMPKVGKFTIKTYDDVIMSLADLNNGRIDATINNIYALKPIIDENGYKIKAVGKPLKSDQAGIAVRKNNPELVEALNTALNHMRDDGTYTNIFKKWFGEEPAAPAA
- a CDS encoding amino acid ABC transporter ATP-binding protein; translated protein: MITTYGLHKSFQQHEVLKGIDLHVAKSEIVVLLGPSGSGKSTLLRSLNGLEQITAGRIEVNGIRLDAGLPARRQAKLIRDIRRQTGMVFQQFNLYPHMTVLGNVIEGLRTVKKMKKDAAVAIGERLLDRVGLKDKMDAYPSRLSGGQQQRAGIARALAMDPQIMLFDEPTSALDPELVGEVLLVMQELAQEGMTMLIVTHEMKFARNAANRIIFMADGVIVEEAPPEQFFEAPQQERSKRFLRQLSSYSPIL
- a CDS encoding OsmC family protein; its protein translation is MQVQTVWKGKRAFDSTGPSGYRVQMDATAAYGGDSKGTTPMELVLSALAGCIGIDVTMILDAFLDKVKSIEIETTGARKETQPTGFTAIELLFRVEGDIPDYRFWKAIELGKQKYCAVSDSLKADITYRLILNGTEYVKPE
- a CDS encoding ATP-binding cassette domain-containing protein → MVLHAIEVNGLRKSYGAHTVLDGIRLSVAKGTIYALLGPNGAGKTTLIHILSTLVHPDSGSARIAGYDILSDRNNVRQAISLTGQFAAVDEVLTGSENLMMMSRLSGLSAAQSRTRTKELLQQFELEEAAFKRVKTYSGGMRRRLDLAVSLVVSRPVLFLDEPTTGLDTASRRSLWEMIRQLKNEGMTIFLTTQYLEEADQLADEIAVLNGGRIAAAGTADELKARVGGEVIELRGLKDELIGSIPTDGSVRDVRQKLNELEASCPPDVRIVIRKPSMDDVFLALTGSSPALHKEVSLG
- a CDS encoding glycoside hydrolase family 88/105 protein, translating into MNNAETYAAKRYVQPASPLEWAEKACEALMLKYEPEQLPPDRFHYHQGVFLSGMEKCWRENGNSRYLDYIKRWADSQVLADGSIRKHEADELDDIQPGILLYNLYEQTGDERYRKALYHLVPKLKTWPSNPSGGFWHNGRSRDQMWLDGLYMAGPIAVQFGQTFGEDVYFDMMAKQAILMDDHIKDPVTGLMYHGWDESKSAEWADPVTGLAPEFWGRAIGWYPVAILEMLDHLPKDHKDRDRLIRIVRELLAALTKYQHPETGLWYQVVDKAEQPGNWPENSCTSLYVQAIAKAMRLGYLDASCMDNAWKGYYGVLDTLRFDESGHVVIGHICIGTGIGDYSHYIHRPTSENDLHGAGAFVLMCVEMSKASVSAS
- a CDS encoding ABC transporter permease; translated protein: MNANKHAVKPVSFAVTNAVFIGRSLRHSLRNMESLMMAVMLPVMLMLLFTYVFGGAIAPGGDYVNYVVPGIILLCAGFGSSSTAVDVATDMSNGIIDRFRTMPIRSISVVTGHVAASLVRNLLATCIVIGVALLVGFRPSAGLAEWLGALGVIILFILAFTWLFAAIGLVTGSPSAASGYGFALLFLPYLSSAFVPTSTMPSWLQGFAGHQPITPVIETIRGLLAGSADAGYAWQAAAWCAAILALSVLWCAISFRRRGGRR
- a CDS encoding amino acid ABC transporter permease, which translates into the protein MQLVLDNLPFLLKGAYYTLLITVVSMFFGLIIGVAAAVARLYGSKPVRGIARVYVSAIRGTPTLVQIIIVYYGLVEYGIMFGPLTAAYVALSINIGAYLSETFRGAIIAVPKGQTEAAYATGMTPWQAMRRIVFPQALRIAIPPMGNTFIGMLKETSLVSVITVTELLRSADLLIAQYYVYMPFYIAVAVMYWILSTFFSSILSLAEKRLSIAY